From Streptomyces chrestomyceticus JCM 4735, one genomic window encodes:
- a CDS encoding FadR/GntR family transcriptional regulator — protein sequence MKRISTPRRTASLSAQLVDSLRSHIEAGGWPVGTRIPSEQALIEELGVGRSTLREALGALVHLGLLEARVGDGTYVRASSELQSVMVRRASSAQRNNVLELRTVLEEYASGAAALRRSEGQLRQLRELLADADAACAGADRSAAESVDALFHRAVVRASGNDLLVEMYDHLGTALTSSLGGLPWDAAGAEEHAALHRRLVDAIEDRDESGARAAAAAIVQLTREHEAGAAHVTEGE from the coding sequence ATGAAACGCATCAGTACACCGCGGCGGACGGCCAGCCTCTCCGCGCAGCTCGTCGACAGTCTCCGCTCGCACATCGAGGCAGGCGGCTGGCCGGTAGGCACGCGCATCCCATCGGAGCAGGCGCTCATCGAAGAGCTCGGGGTCGGGCGCAGCACGCTGCGGGAGGCGCTCGGTGCGCTCGTGCACCTGGGCCTGCTGGAAGCCCGGGTCGGGGACGGCACGTACGTCCGCGCGTCGAGTGAGCTCCAGTCGGTGATGGTGCGGCGAGCGAGTTCCGCACAACGGAACAACGTGCTCGAACTCCGTACCGTCCTCGAAGAGTACGCCTCAGGAGCCGCCGCCCTGCGCCGCAGCGAAGGCCAACTGCGCCAACTGAGAGAGCTGTTGGCCGACGCCGACGCGGCCTGTGCGGGTGCGGACAGGTCCGCGGCCGAGAGTGTCGACGCGCTGTTCCACCGGGCCGTCGTCCGGGCGAGCGGCAACGACCTCCTGGTCGAGATGTACGACCACCTCGGTACGGCTCTCACCTCCTCCCTGGGCGGTCTGCCCTGGGACGCCGCCGGTGCCGAGGAGCACGCCGCCCTGCACCGGCGCCTCGTCGACGCGATCGAGGACCGGGACGAGAGCGGCGCCCGCGCCGCGGCGGCCGCGATCGTCCAGCTCACCCGCGAGCACGAGGCCGGGGCAGCGCACGTGACGGAGGGTGAGTGA
- a CDS encoding VOC family protein, which translates to MSDYYNAFEMSPVPAPGPDAAPPELFRGIYGMPAFVTIPTSDLAASVDFWTRGLGFFELFGIPGTLVHLRRWAFQDVLLVSAERVPAQPPAMSCSFACVLSQLDSLVEACRAVRPDSVEGPRDTPWNTRDVTVTTPENARIVFTAAKPFDPASQEAQNLAAIGITPPDAGRGDHEEHA; encoded by the coding sequence ATGAGCGACTACTACAACGCGTTCGAGATGAGTCCCGTACCCGCTCCCGGCCCGGACGCCGCTCCGCCGGAGCTGTTCCGTGGCATCTACGGGATGCCCGCGTTCGTGACGATCCCCACGAGCGACTTGGCGGCTTCGGTGGACTTCTGGACCCGTGGGCTGGGATTCTTCGAGCTGTTCGGCATTCCTGGCACGCTGGTGCACCTGCGGCGGTGGGCGTTCCAGGACGTACTCCTCGTCTCGGCGGAGCGCGTTCCGGCGCAGCCACCGGCGATGAGCTGCAGTTTCGCGTGTGTGCTCAGTCAGCTCGACTCTCTCGTCGAAGCCTGTCGCGCGGTGCGTCCTGACTCGGTCGAGGGGCCGCGGGACACTCCCTGGAACACCCGCGACGTGACGGTGACCACGCCCGAAAACGCGCGGATCGTCTTTACTGCGGCGAAGCCGTTCGATCCAGCCAGTCAGGAGGCGCAGAACCTTGCAGCCATCGGAATCACCCCACCGGACGCCGGCCGCGGCGACCATGAGGAGCATGCCTGA
- a CDS encoding MerR family transcriptional regulator, whose translation MPDAGDVEGLTVGQVSARLGVTVRALHHWDEIGLARPSLRTPAGYRLYTAGDLERLHRIVVYREIGLGLDRIQAVLDDSTADVSGALRAQRTQVAERIERLQQLSAGLDRMIEAHERGLLLTVEQQAAIFGPQWNPDWPAQARRRYGDTTQWQQYAERSASRGPEEWQAVTDAMADLDRALGDAMDAGVTPGSPEANQLVERHREVFASYFPLTRQMQVCLARTFESDPGFAAHYDGIRTGLAAWFRRIVDASARTHGIDPETAAWE comes from the coding sequence ATGCCTGACGCCGGTGACGTCGAGGGCCTGACCGTCGGTCAGGTCTCGGCGCGGCTGGGTGTCACTGTCCGCGCGCTGCACCACTGGGACGAGATCGGCCTGGCGCGCCCATCGTTGCGTACGCCCGCCGGATACCGGCTCTACACCGCCGGTGATCTGGAACGTCTGCACCGCATCGTCGTCTACCGCGAGATCGGTCTCGGCCTGGACAGAATCCAGGCTGTCCTGGACGACTCGACCGCGGATGTGTCCGGTGCGTTGCGCGCGCAGCGCACCCAGGTCGCCGAACGGATCGAGCGCCTCCAGCAGCTCAGCGCCGGACTGGACCGGATGATCGAGGCCCACGAGCGCGGTCTGCTGCTGACCGTCGAGCAGCAGGCCGCGATCTTCGGGCCGCAGTGGAACCCGGACTGGCCGGCCCAGGCCCGCCGGCGCTACGGAGACACCACGCAATGGCAGCAGTACGCCGAACGCTCGGCCTCGCGCGGCCCGGAGGAATGGCAGGCCGTCACCGACGCCATGGCCGACCTCGACCGCGCCCTCGGGGACGCGATGGACGCCGGCGTCACACCTGGCAGTCCGGAGGCGAACCAACTTGTCGAGCGGCACCGCGAAGTCTTCGCTTCGTACTTCCCGCTCACCAGGCAGATGCAGGTCTGCCTGGCCCGTACGTTCGAGAGTGATCCGGGATTCGCCGCCCACTACGACGGCATCCGCACCGGCCTCGCCGCATGGTTCCGTCGCATCGTCGACGCCAGTGCCCGCACCCACGGCATCGATCCCGAGACCGCGGCCTGGGAGTAG
- a CDS encoding MFS transporter: MSARLRGAALDTRPLSVPAFRRLLAGQGLSYIGTMITEVAVPLQVYRLTHSSLYVGLTGLVGLAPLVVFGLYGGAIADRVDRRRLYLVSATVTWAVTLALFVQALVGAGSVGLLLGLVALQAAAFAVSSAARGAIIPRVVPAALVPAANTLNYTAGNLGQVAGPLVAGVLVGLPHGFAWAYGADAVLFTALLYSTVRLPPLRMKRELPQRGGMRMVWDGLRFIGSHPVLWMSFAADIAAMVLAMPTALFPEAASTRFHGGAGLLYSAVAVGSLVAAAFSGWIGKVSRQGRALTVAVAAWAVAIAAAGATDSLTLTVGLLICAGAADLVSAVYRQTILQTYAPDEMRGRLQGVFTVVVAGGPRLGDLRAGAMASATGITLAWSGAAVACLILVVGAALAVRPFWRYAAPSASQTSAVPPASASSAPSPSSDDALPQPQAVHEAGR, translated from the coding sequence TTGTCCGCACGGCTGCGTGGCGCCGCTCTCGACACCCGCCCCCTGAGCGTTCCTGCTTTCCGGCGGCTGCTGGCGGGGCAGGGTCTCTCGTACATCGGCACCATGATCACCGAGGTGGCGGTCCCGCTTCAGGTGTACCGCCTGACGCACTCGTCGCTGTACGTCGGCCTGACCGGTCTCGTCGGTCTCGCTCCGCTCGTCGTCTTCGGGCTGTACGGCGGTGCCATCGCCGACCGGGTCGACCGTCGCCGGCTGTATCTGGTCTCCGCGACCGTGACCTGGGCCGTCACCCTGGCCCTGTTCGTACAGGCACTGGTGGGCGCCGGGTCGGTGGGGCTGCTGCTCGGCCTGGTGGCGCTGCAGGCCGCCGCCTTCGCCGTGTCCTCCGCCGCGCGCGGAGCGATCATCCCCCGTGTCGTACCCGCCGCGCTGGTGCCCGCCGCGAACACCCTGAATTACACCGCCGGGAATCTGGGCCAGGTCGCCGGTCCGCTGGTGGCCGGGGTGCTCGTCGGTCTGCCGCACGGATTCGCCTGGGCCTACGGAGCCGACGCCGTCCTGTTCACGGCCCTGTTGTATTCCACCGTGCGCCTGCCGCCCCTGCGCATGAAGAGGGAACTCCCGCAGCGCGGGGGCATGCGGATGGTGTGGGACGGCCTGCGCTTCATCGGCTCGCACCCGGTTCTGTGGATGTCGTTCGCGGCCGATATCGCCGCCATGGTGCTGGCCATGCCCACGGCGCTGTTCCCGGAGGCCGCCTCGACGCGGTTCCACGGAGGTGCGGGACTGCTCTACTCGGCCGTCGCCGTGGGCTCCCTCGTGGCCGCCGCCTTCAGCGGCTGGATCGGCAAGGTGAGCCGTCAGGGGCGTGCCCTGACCGTTGCCGTGGCTGCCTGGGCGGTGGCCATCGCGGCGGCCGGGGCGACGGACAGTCTGACGCTCACGGTGGGGCTGCTGATCTGCGCGGGCGCCGCCGACCTGGTCAGCGCCGTCTACCGGCAGACCATCCTGCAGACCTACGCACCGGACGAGATGCGGGGCCGCCTCCAGGGAGTCTTCACCGTCGTCGTCGCCGGCGGGCCGCGCCTGGGCGATCTGCGAGCCGGGGCCATGGCTTCCGCGACCGGCATCACGCTCGCGTGGTCGGGCGCGGCCGTCGCCTGTCTGATCCTGGTCGTGGGAGCGGCACTGGCCGTACGGCCGTTCTGGCGCTATGCGGCCCCGTCGGCCTCACAGACATCGGCGGTCCCTCCGGCGTCTGCGTCGTCGGCCCCGTCGCCCTCATCGGACGATGCGCTCCCCCAACCACAGGCCGTGCACGAAGCCGGCCGATGA
- a CDS encoding helix-turn-helix transcriptional regulator, with the protein MSENTPSGTRQAITRNDHVAGQTIGRHRHPFHQLIYVSTGVLAVRTEAASWVTSSARAMWTPADTWHEHRVYGISRVHTYGFPPDDAPLPASTPMVVSVDPLLRELLIAGSEPGLAPPEAQRLLAVVHDRLRRSHVQPLTLPTAQDPRLVRACSLVAENLARPRTVKWLARRSGVSERTLSRLFRNEFGMTYPQWRTITRVFHAMILLAEGRSVTESGRSCGWATTSAFIDTFTRTVGQTPGSYRATARGTADWQRAPEPPWWPSTSGCDRRC; encoded by the coding sequence ATGTCGGAGAACACCCCTTCAGGAACGCGGCAGGCCATCACACGGAACGACCACGTCGCCGGGCAGACGATCGGCCGCCACCGCCACCCGTTCCACCAGTTGATTTACGTCAGCACCGGCGTCCTGGCCGTGCGGACCGAGGCAGCGTCCTGGGTCACCTCCAGCGCCCGGGCGATGTGGACCCCGGCAGACACCTGGCACGAACATCGGGTGTACGGCATCAGCCGGGTGCACACCTACGGCTTCCCTCCGGACGACGCACCGCTCCCCGCCTCGACACCCATGGTCGTCTCCGTCGACCCGCTGCTGCGCGAACTCCTCATCGCGGGCAGCGAACCCGGCCTGGCCCCGCCCGAAGCCCAACGACTGCTGGCCGTCGTGCACGACAGGCTCAGACGCTCGCACGTACAGCCGCTCACCCTGCCCACTGCGCAGGACCCCAGACTGGTCCGCGCGTGCTCGCTGGTCGCGGAGAACCTGGCACGGCCGCGCACCGTGAAGTGGCTGGCCCGGCGTTCCGGCGTGAGTGAACGCACCTTGTCGCGGTTGTTCCGCAACGAGTTCGGCATGACGTACCCGCAGTGGAGAACCATCACCCGCGTCTTCCACGCCATGATCCTGCTCGCTGAAGGACGCTCGGTCACCGAGTCCGGCCGGAGCTGCGGGTGGGCGACCACCAGCGCATTCATCGACACCTTCACCCGCACGGTCGGCCAGACACCCGGCAGCTACCGGGCAACAGCTCGCGGAACCGCCGACTGGCAGCGTGCCCCGGAGCCCCCGTGGTGGCCATCAACGAGTGGCTGTGATCGGCGCTGTTGA
- a CDS encoding alpha/beta fold hydrolase: MANFVLVAGARLGSWAWDDVVPHLRTAGHGVYPLTLSGLAEKQGVPAGQQTHVQDIVDEVERRDLRDVVLVGHSYSGVPSGQAAGRIGDRLAHLVFLDSSIPADGEPFVSAWPDGGATVRASIAENGGFWPVAPAAHFEGHGLTDEQIARIVGRSTPHPGTTLTEPAMLERPLGDLPATYVKCTLGDPEPSDDVAKLLTSECWRLMEMDTGHWPMFSQPRELARILLDAAGAGPQDRAC; this comes from the coding sequence ATGGCGAACTTCGTGCTGGTTGCAGGTGCGCGACTCGGATCGTGGGCGTGGGACGATGTGGTGCCGCACCTGCGTACGGCCGGCCATGGCGTTTATCCGCTGACGCTGTCCGGTCTCGCTGAGAAGCAAGGCGTGCCGGCCGGGCAGCAGACCCACGTCCAGGACATCGTTGATGAGGTCGAGCGCCGGGACCTGCGCGATGTCGTCCTGGTAGGTCACAGCTACTCGGGTGTCCCAAGCGGTCAGGCCGCCGGACGGATCGGCGACCGGCTGGCGCACCTGGTCTTCCTCGACTCCAGCATTCCGGCCGATGGTGAACCTTTCGTCTCCGCCTGGCCGGACGGCGGGGCGACGGTGCGAGCATCGATCGCCGAGAACGGCGGATTCTGGCCGGTCGCGCCCGCGGCCCACTTCGAGGGCCACGGTCTCACCGATGAGCAGATCGCGCGGATCGTGGGCCGTTCGACGCCGCACCCGGGTACCACGCTGACCGAACCCGCCATGTTGGAAAGGCCGCTCGGCGACCTCCCAGCGACTTACGTCAAGTGCACCCTCGGTGACCCCGAGCCGAGCGACGACGTGGCCAAGCTGCTGACCAGCGAGTGCTGGCGGTTGATGGAGATGGACACCGGCCACTGGCCGATGTTCTCCCAGCCACGCGAACTGGCGCGGATCCTCCTCGACGCAGCCGGGGCTGGCCCGCAGGACCGTGCTTGCTGA
- a CDS encoding aldo/keto reductase: MEQRFLGGTGLRVSELCLGTMTFGSSADEVASHRMLDAFVAAGGTFIDTADIYGQGASEEVLGRWLKARGNRDDLVIATKVFGSMGDGGGNASGLSRKHILTAVEGSLRRLGTDYIDLYQTHMWDVETPVEETLSTLDRLVRDGKVRYLGASSVSPSQLQKALDVARFHGWEPFVCLQPLYNLLARELEWELLPLSEAEGVGVIPFSPLQGGWLSGKYRRGMTSAPTGSREAAAQEQQGRESWRDRDTEETWRVVDAVLAVADETGRTPAQVALRWLLQRPGVTAPIIGARTLEQLTDNLGAYGWELTPEQDARLTAASERPLPYPYDVLARPRERSRPVRRL; encoded by the coding sequence ATGGAACAGCGTTTTCTGGGCGGGACGGGGTTGCGCGTCAGCGAACTGTGTCTGGGCACGATGACGTTCGGCAGCAGTGCCGACGAGGTGGCGTCGCACCGCATGCTGGACGCGTTCGTGGCGGCGGGCGGCACCTTCATCGACACGGCGGACATCTACGGGCAGGGCGCTTCCGAGGAGGTCCTGGGCCGCTGGCTCAAGGCCCGCGGCAACCGCGACGACCTCGTCATCGCCACCAAGGTGTTCGGTTCGATGGGCGACGGCGGCGGGAACGCGTCGGGCCTGAGCCGCAAGCACATCCTGACGGCTGTCGAGGGCAGCCTGCGGCGTCTCGGTACGGACTACATCGACCTGTACCAGACACACATGTGGGACGTGGAGACGCCGGTCGAGGAGACCCTGTCGACGTTGGACAGGCTCGTACGGGATGGCAAGGTGCGCTACCTGGGCGCGAGCAGCGTGTCGCCGTCGCAGTTGCAGAAGGCGCTGGACGTGGCACGGTTCCATGGCTGGGAGCCCTTCGTCTGTCTGCAGCCGCTCTACAACCTCCTGGCGCGCGAACTGGAGTGGGAACTGCTGCCGTTGAGCGAGGCGGAGGGCGTCGGGGTCATCCCGTTCAGCCCGCTGCAGGGAGGCTGGCTCTCGGGCAAGTACCGGCGCGGCATGACGTCCGCCCCGACGGGCTCTCGGGAGGCGGCCGCGCAGGAGCAGCAGGGCCGGGAGAGCTGGCGGGACCGGGACACCGAGGAGACCTGGCGCGTCGTGGACGCGGTGCTCGCGGTCGCCGACGAGACGGGGCGCACCCCGGCCCAGGTGGCACTGCGCTGGCTGCTGCAGCGCCCGGGCGTGACGGCACCGATCATCGGGGCGCGTACCCTGGAGCAACTGACAGACAACCTCGGCGCTTACGGCTGGGAGCTGACGCCGGAGCAGGACGCACGCCTGACCGCGGCGAGCGAACGACCGCTGCCGTACCCGTACGACGTACTGGCCCGCCCCAGGGAGCGCTCGCGTCCTGTCCGCCGGTTGTAG
- a CDS encoding serine hydrolase yields the protein MERRAPTASRIFRAVGAQIQVTDANGTWTARAGTARADGSAPVPQAGLFRAGSATKMFTAVVLMQLVGEGKVLLDTPLERYVSTELVPAAERITVRMLGPDSRYGLGLKQERLSCGRLAVGQTGGIPGYATLAFTTPDRSCRVVLSANLADWPADPSIGDPIDKVLDDAVCG from the coding sequence GTGGAAAGGCGCGCACCTACTGCCTCTCGAATCTTCCGTGCTGTCGGCGCCCAGATCCAGGTGACGGACGCGAACGGCACCTGGACCGCCCGGGCTGGCACAGCTCGGGCGGACGGGAGTGCCCCGGTGCCGCAGGCGGGGCTGTTCCGGGCCGGGAGTGCCACCAAGATGTTCACCGCCGTCGTTCTGATGCAATTGGTCGGGGAGGGCAAGGTGTTGCTGGATACTCCGCTGGAACGCTACGTTTCCACGGAATTGGTTCCCGCGGCGGAGCGCATCACGGTGCGGATGCTCGGTCCCGATAGCCGCTACGGACTCGGCCTCAAGCAGGAGCGGTTGAGCTGCGGGCGCCTGGCCGTCGGCCAGACCGGCGGCATACCGGGCTACGCGACGCTTGCCTTCACGACACCTGACCGGTCGTGCCGGGTCGTACTGTCCGCGAACCTCGCCGACTGGCCTGCCGACCCGAGCATCGGTGACCCCATCGACAAGGTGCTGGACGACGCGGTCTGCGGCTGA
- a CDS encoding 4Fe-4S single cluster domain-containing protein produces the protein MAGLNVAATWVGTGALGPGWRSVVWVQGCPFRCRGCMSPDWLPDVPARAVQPAGLAAELLADPAVDGLTFSGGEPMQQAAGLAELARAAREVREVSVVCFTGHRLEGLRERPPGPGVRDLLGLVDVLIDGRYVAELDDGRGLRGSSNQRVHHLTDRLADCGYDFRGRDRSAEIAVDGPAALLIGVPPPLLLAAFDSAVDQVRTSHIGGRA, from the coding sequence ATGGCGGGACTCAACGTTGCGGCGACATGGGTGGGCACCGGCGCGCTGGGGCCGGGGTGGCGCTCGGTGGTCTGGGTGCAGGGGTGTCCGTTCCGCTGCCGGGGCTGTATGTCCCCGGACTGGTTACCGGACGTGCCCGCCCGCGCGGTCCAGCCGGCCGGGCTGGCTGCCGAACTCCTCGCGGACCCCGCCGTCGACGGTCTGACCTTCTCCGGCGGTGAGCCGATGCAGCAGGCCGCGGGGCTCGCCGAACTGGCGCGTGCGGCCCGCGAGGTGCGGGAGGTCAGCGTTGTCTGTTTCACCGGTCACCGCTTGGAGGGCCTGCGGGAGCGGCCGCCGGGGCCCGGCGTGCGGGATCTGCTGGGGCTGGTCGACGTCCTCATCGACGGCCGGTACGTCGCCGAGCTGGACGACGGCCGGGGACTGCGCGGCAGCAGCAACCAGCGTGTGCATCACCTCACCGACCGTCTCGCGGACTGCGGGTACGACTTCAGGGGCCGTGACCGCAGTGCGGAGATCGCCGTCGACGGGCCCGCGGCCCTGCTGATCGGCGTGCCGCCGCCGCTCCTGCTCGCCGCGTTCGACTCGGCGGTCGACCAGGTACGGACGTCACATATCGGGGGAAGAGCATGA
- a CDS encoding AAA family ATPase, which translates to MSRPLVERLDGFRLPTGDALLVVHGQGVDDIFVCRDHGVRGIEELLWDTLHDAGFTRIVYSSLSRPVYFRDQRSRDLTRRRRPAANRGGGNLMRAEFSGPLGRRILGGGAAADSAAAGPLPGEPPVPTLTDQHRVMLLDHLMRQAEHRTAVVFTHAEESLRYEQAGRTLAGALAEWVEHAGDRNLCVLLFRRDTLDDVGEFVRELRRVPRLETYLADQRVRSGGGATAAIGLPSAEELERLVHDVRLREGLRVEEWNDLPLVVRTMAAAPERARNWRARLRLLAREKRSLDVAELRRRQWAGGSPQDDRSVTERIEAMVGLGTVKEHLQRLRWRAAADAALRAQGLGREVETGSPHLVFTGNPGTGKTTVARLVGEIYRDLGLLRRGHLVEAEVPDLVAGVVGGTAIRTDRTVDRALDGVLLIDEIYRLTEPGRGGFGSEAIDTLLTRMENDRGRFVLIAAGYPDKVEEFLSANVGLRSRIPVANVIHFPDYEPTELHAILLGRLRALGLSWTPALEELLGEVTRGLHATRDRQFGNARAMRDLADELKDAWAQRVRAVVSEPLEAEDLPERYRAHIRGPVPPVDELLAELDALVGLEPVKEMIRDLVYRLRLRQSHGGEPFPPPHLLFVGPPGTGKTTVARLLGKLLRSLGLLLRGHVVEVTRPELVAGYVGQTALKTKEAVRSAVDGVLFIDEAYSLSRGSEAGTDYGKEALDTLTREMEDLRGRLVVVAAGYPAPMETFLAANPGLRFRFAERVAFPDYSGTELVEILRRMAHDHEPPYVLPDATVPRVRRWLDRQRRAHPEHFANARTVRVLLERMEARMARRISADTPAGRPLEFVPEDVPDGDW; encoded by the coding sequence ATGAGCCGCCCCCTCGTCGAGCGGCTGGACGGGTTCCGGCTGCCGACCGGCGATGCCTTGCTGGTCGTGCATGGCCAGGGTGTCGACGACATCTTCGTCTGCCGGGACCACGGTGTGCGCGGCATCGAGGAACTGTTGTGGGACACCCTGCACGACGCAGGATTCACGCGCATCGTGTACTCGTCCCTGTCGCGCCCCGTGTACTTCCGCGACCAGCGCTCCCGCGACCTCACGCGACGCCGCCGCCCGGCCGCGAACCGGGGAGGGGGCAACCTGATGCGAGCCGAGTTCTCCGGTCCGCTGGGCCGGCGCATCCTGGGGGGCGGCGCGGCGGCCGACTCCGCGGCGGCCGGCCCCCTGCCGGGCGAGCCCCCCGTACCGACGCTCACCGATCAGCACCGGGTCATGCTCCTCGACCACCTCATGAGACAGGCCGAGCACCGTACGGCGGTGGTCTTCACGCACGCCGAGGAGTCGCTGCGCTACGAGCAGGCCGGCCGTACGCTCGCGGGCGCACTGGCGGAGTGGGTGGAGCACGCCGGGGACCGCAACCTGTGTGTCCTGCTGTTCCGCCGCGACACGCTCGACGACGTGGGGGAGTTCGTCCGCGAACTGCGCCGCGTCCCGCGCCTGGAGACCTACCTCGCCGACCAGCGCGTCCGGTCCGGAGGCGGCGCCACCGCCGCGATCGGCCTGCCGTCGGCGGAAGAGCTGGAGCGCCTGGTCCACGACGTGCGCCTGCGGGAAGGGCTGCGGGTCGAGGAGTGGAACGACCTGCCGCTGGTCGTCCGGACCATGGCTGCCGCTCCCGAGCGGGCCAGGAACTGGCGGGCCCGGCTGCGTCTGCTGGCCCGGGAGAAGCGGTCGCTCGACGTCGCCGAACTGCGGCGGCGCCAGTGGGCGGGCGGCAGTCCCCAGGACGACCGGAGCGTCACCGAACGCATTGAGGCCATGGTGGGCCTCGGGACCGTCAAGGAGCATCTGCAGCGGCTGCGCTGGCGGGCGGCCGCGGACGCCGCACTGCGCGCCCAGGGCCTCGGCCGCGAGGTCGAGACGGGCTCTCCCCACCTGGTGTTCACCGGCAACCCCGGCACCGGCAAGACCACGGTCGCCCGGCTGGTGGGCGAGATCTACCGGGACCTCGGTCTGCTGCGCCGCGGCCACCTGGTGGAGGCGGAGGTCCCCGACCTGGTGGCGGGCGTGGTCGGCGGCACGGCGATCCGTACCGACCGGACCGTGGACCGGGCCCTCGACGGGGTGCTGCTGATCGACGAGATCTACCGGCTGACCGAGCCGGGGCGCGGCGGTTTCGGCTCCGAGGCCATCGACACCCTGCTCACGCGCATGGAGAACGACCGCGGCAGATTCGTGCTGATCGCGGCCGGCTACCCGGACAAGGTCGAGGAATTCCTCTCCGCCAACGTCGGCTTGCGCAGCCGCATACCCGTCGCCAACGTCATTCATTTCCCCGACTACGAACCGACGGAACTGCACGCCATCCTCCTCGGCCGGCTGCGCGCCCTCGGGCTGAGCTGGACACCGGCACTCGAAGAGCTGCTGGGCGAGGTGACGCGGGGCCTGCACGCCACGCGGGACCGGCAGTTCGGCAACGCCCGCGCCATGCGCGACCTCGCCGACGAACTCAAGGACGCCTGGGCGCAGCGCGTCCGCGCGGTGGTGAGTGAACCACTGGAAGCCGAAGACCTTCCGGAACGCTACCGGGCACACATCAGGGGTCCGGTACCGCCGGTCGACGAACTCCTTGCCGAACTGGACGCGTTGGTGGGGCTCGAACCGGTCAAGGAGATGATCCGCGACCTCGTGTACCGGCTGCGGCTACGCCAGTCGCACGGCGGCGAGCCGTTCCCGCCGCCCCATCTGCTGTTCGTGGGCCCGCCCGGCACCGGCAAGACCACCGTGGCCCGACTGCTCGGCAAGCTGCTCCGCTCCCTCGGCCTGCTGCTGCGCGGGCACGTGGTCGAGGTGACCCGGCCCGAACTCGTCGCGGGCTACGTCGGCCAGACGGCGCTGAAGACCAAGGAAGCGGTGCGGTCGGCGGTGGACGGCGTGCTGTTCATCGACGAGGCGTACAGCCTGTCGCGTGGCAGCGAGGCCGGAACGGACTACGGCAAGGAGGCGCTGGACACCCTGACCCGCGAGATGGAGGACCTGCGCGGCCGACTGGTCGTCGTGGCCGCCGGCTATCCCGCTCCGATGGAGACGTTCCTGGCGGCCAACCCGGGCCTGCGCTTCCGCTTCGCCGAACGCGTGGCCTTTCCGGACTACTCGGGCACCGAACTCGTGGAGATCCTACGCCGGATGGCCCACGACCACGAGCCGCCCTATGTGCTGCCGGACGCCACCGTGCCGAGGGTACGGAGATGGCTGGACAGGCAGCGCCGCGCCCACCCCGAGCACTTCGCCAACGCCAGGACCGTACGGGTGCTGCTGGAACGGATGGAGGCCCGCATGGCGCGTCGCATCAGCGCGGACACACCGGCCGGGCGGCCACTGGAGTTCGTGCCGGAGGACGTGCCCGATGGTGACTGGTGA